The proteins below come from a single Pandoraea apista genomic window:
- the rpsQ gene encoding 30S ribosomal protein S17 produces MNDTAKTSLKRTLVGKVVSDKMDKTVTVLVERQMKHPLYGKYIVRSKKYHAHDEANQYKEGDTVEIQESRPLSKTKAWTVSRLVEAARII; encoded by the coding sequence ATGAACGATACCGCTAAGACCTCGCTGAAGCGTACCCTCGTGGGTAAGGTTGTCAGCGACAAGATGGACAAGACGGTTACCGTGCTGGTCGAGCGTCAAATGAAGCACCCGCTCTACGGCAAGTACATCGTGCGTTCGAAGAAGTACCACGCGCACGATGAGGCCAACCAGTACAAGGAAGGCGATACGGTCGAGATTCAAGAATCCCGCCCGCTGTCGAAGACCAAGGCCTGGACGGTCTCCCGTCTCGTGGAAGCCGCCCGTATCATCTAA
- the rplN gene encoding 50S ribosomal protein L14, with the protein MIQTETRLEVADNTGAREVMCIKVLGGSKRRYAGIGDIIKVSVKDAAPRGRVKKGEIYNAVVVRTAKGVRRQDGSLVKFDGNAAVLLNTKLEPIGTRIFGPVTRELRTERFMKIVSLAPEVL; encoded by the coding sequence ATGATTCAAACTGAAACCCGGCTCGAAGTAGCCGACAACACCGGTGCGCGCGAAGTGATGTGCATCAAGGTGCTGGGCGGCTCCAAGCGTCGCTACGCCGGCATTGGCGACATCATCAAGGTCAGCGTGAAAGACGCTGCCCCGCGTGGTCGTGTCAAGAAGGGCGAAATCTACAACGCAGTGGTCGTGCGCACCGCCAAGGGCGTGCGTCGCCAGGACGGCTCGCTGGTCAAATTCGACGGCAACGCCGCCGTGCTGCTTAACACCAAGCTCGAGCCGATCGGCACCCGTATCTTCGGGCCGGTTACGCGTGAACTGCGTACCGAACGCTTCATGAAGATCGTGTCGCTGGCCCCGGAAGTGCTGTAA
- the rplX gene encoding 50S ribosomal protein L24, whose product MNKIRKGDQVIVLTGKDKAKRGTVLAVDGDKLVVEGVNVAKKHVKPNPMKGTQGGVVDKTMPIHVSNVALVDANGKPSRVGIKVEDGKKVRFLKTTGATVVGA is encoded by the coding sequence ATGAACAAGATTCGTAAGGGTGACCAGGTCATCGTGCTGACGGGTAAGGACAAGGCCAAGCGTGGCACGGTCCTGGCCGTTGATGGCGACAAGTTGGTCGTCGAGGGCGTGAACGTTGCAAAGAAGCACGTCAAGCCGAACCCGATGAAGGGCACGCAAGGTGGCGTAGTCGATAAGACGATGCCGATCCACGTTTCGAACGTGGCGCTGGTGGATGCCAATGGCAAGCCGTCGCGTGTCGGCATCAAGGTCGAAGACGGCAAGAAGGTCCGCTTCCTCAAGACGACCGGTGCTACGGTCGTCGGTGCCTAA
- the rplE gene encoding 50S ribosomal protein L5: protein MARLQEFYKDKIVAELTKQFGYKSVMEVPRITKITLNMGLGQAVADKKIIEHAVGDLTKIAGQKPVVTKARKAIAGFKIREGYPIGTMVTLRGERMFEFLDRFITVALPRVRDFRGISGRAFDGRGNYNIGVKEQIIFPEIEYDKIDALRGLNISITTTAKTDEEAKALLSAFKFPFRN from the coding sequence ATGGCCCGTTTGCAAGAATTCTATAAGGACAAAATTGTCGCCGAGCTGACTAAGCAGTTCGGTTACAAGTCTGTCATGGAAGTGCCGCGCATCACCAAGATCACCCTGAACATGGGCCTTGGTCAAGCCGTTGCTGACAAGAAGATCATTGAGCACGCCGTTGGCGACCTGACGAAAATTGCCGGTCAAAAGCCGGTGGTGACGAAGGCTCGCAAGGCTATCGCCGGTTTCAAGATCCGCGAAGGTTACCCGATCGGTACGATGGTGACGCTGCGCGGTGAGCGTATGTTCGAATTCCTGGATCGTTTCATCACCGTGGCTCTGCCGCGCGTGCGTGACTTCCGTGGTATTTCGGGTCGTGCGTTCGACGGTCGTGGCAACTACAACATCGGTGTGAAGGAACAGATCATCTTCCCCGAAATCGAGTACGACAAAATCGACGCATTGCGTGGTCTGAACATCAGCATCACCACGACTGCGAAGACTGACGAAGAAGCCAAGGCTCTTCTGTCGGCGTTCAAATTCCCGTTCCGTAACTGA
- the rpsN gene encoding 30S ribosomal protein S14: MAKLALIEREKKRARLAQKFSAKRAALKAIIEDTSKSEDERYEARLALQQLPRNANPTRQRNRCDLTGRPRGTFRKFGLARNKIREIAFRGEIPGVTKASW, translated from the coding sequence GTGGCTAAACTGGCACTTATCGAACGCGAAAAGAAACGCGCCCGTCTGGCGCAGAAATTTTCTGCCAAGCGCGCCGCCCTCAAAGCGATCATCGAAGACACCAGCAAGTCGGAAGACGAGCGTTATGAAGCACGTCTGGCGCTGCAACAGCTGCCGCGTAACGCAAATCCGACGCGTCAACGCAATCGTTGCGACCTGACCGGCCGTCCGCGCGGAACCTTCCGCAAATTCGGCCTGGCCCGTAACAAGATCCGTGAAATCGCCTTCCGTGGCGAAATCCCGGGCGTGACCAAAGCAAGCTGGTAA
- the rpsH gene encoding 30S ribosomal protein S8, translating to MSMSDPIADMLTRIRNAQMVEKASVKMPSSKLKVSIAKVLKDEGYIEDFAVEAEETKPVLNIALKYYAGRPVIERLERVSRPGLRVYKSRNDIPQVMNGLGVAIVSTPKGVMTDRKARATGVGGEVICYVA from the coding sequence ATGAGCATGAGCGATCCTATCGCCGATATGCTGACTCGCATCCGCAACGCTCAGATGGTTGAGAAGGCATCGGTCAAGATGCCCTCGTCCAAGCTGAAGGTCTCGATCGCCAAAGTCCTCAAGGACGAAGGCTACATTGAAGACTTCGCGGTTGAAGCAGAAGAAACGAAGCCGGTGCTGAACATCGCACTGAAGTACTACGCTGGCCGTCCTGTGATTGAGCGCCTTGAGCGCGTGTCGCGCCCGGGTCTGCGTGTGTACAAGAGCCGCAACGACATTCCGCAGGTCATGAACGGCCTCGGCGTTGCTATCGTCTCGACCCCGAAGGGCGTGATGACCGATCGCAAAGCACGCGCCACCGGCGTGGGCGGCGAAGTCATCTGCTACGTCGCCTAA
- the rplF gene encoding 50S ribosomal protein L6, protein MSRVGKSPIALPKGVEATLAGNVLTIKGALGSLTRGINPLVIVKIEDGTVTFAPADESREANALYGTERALVNNMVTGVSKGFEKKLQLVGVGYRAKAEGNNLKLELGFSHDVVHAMPEGVKAETPTQTEIIIKGVDKQRIGQVAAEVRGYRPPEPYKGKGVRYADEVVILKETKKK, encoded by the coding sequence ATGTCTCGAGTAGGTAAGAGTCCCATTGCACTGCCGAAGGGCGTTGAAGCGACGCTGGCTGGCAATGTGCTGACGATCAAGGGCGCCCTGGGTTCGCTGACCCGCGGCATCAATCCCCTCGTGATCGTCAAGATCGAAGACGGCACCGTCACCTTCGCCCCGGCCGATGAAAGCCGCGAAGCGAATGCGCTGTACGGTACGGAACGTGCGCTGGTCAACAACATGGTGACCGGCGTGAGCAAGGGTTTCGAAAAGAAACTGCAACTCGTTGGCGTGGGTTACCGTGCCAAGGCTGAAGGTAACAACCTGAAGCTCGAGCTGGGTTTCTCGCACGATGTTGTGCATGCCATGCCGGAAGGCGTGAAAGCAGAGACCCCGACGCAGACGGAGATCATCATCAAGGGCGTTGATAAGCAACGCATCGGACAAGTGGCTGCGGAAGTTCGCGGTTACCGTCCGCCCGAGCCCTACAAGGGTAAGGGCGTCCGCTATGCGGACGAGGTGGTGATCCTCAAGGAAACCAAGAAGAAGTAA
- the rplR gene encoding 50S ribosomal protein L18 — MDKKQSRVRRARQTRIKLAAQKVHRLSVHRTNVHIYAQVFSEDGTQVLASASTLEAEVRKELGDKEGKGGNAAAAALIGRRIAEKAKAAGIESVAFDRSGFRYHGRVKALADAAREAGLKF; from the coding sequence ATGGACAAGAAACAATCTCGTGTGCGCCGCGCTCGCCAGACTCGTATCAAGCTGGCAGCTCAGAAGGTGCATCGCCTTTCCGTGCATCGCACCAACGTGCACATTTACGCGCAAGTTTTCTCGGAAGACGGCACGCAAGTGCTGGCCAGCGCTTCGACGCTGGAAGCCGAAGTGCGCAAGGAACTGGGCGACAAGGAAGGCAAGGGTGGCAACGCTGCCGCAGCAGCGCTGATCGGCCGTCGTATCGCCGAAAAGGCGAAGGCTGCCGGCATCGAAAGCGTTGCTTTCGACCGCTCGGGCTTCCGCTATCACGGTCGCGTTAAGGCTCTCGCCGACGCAGCCCGTGAAGCCGGCCTCAAGTTCTAA
- the rpsE gene encoding 30S ribosomal protein S5: MAKMQAKVQADERDDGLREKMIAVNRVTKVVKGGRILGFAALTVVGDGDGRIGMGKGKAKEVPVAVQKAMEQARRNMFKVPLKNGTLQHNVLGQHGASRVLMSPAKDGTGVIAGGPMRAVFEVMGVTNVVTKSLGSTNPYNLVRATLDGLKKQSTPADIAAKRGKSVEEILG, translated from the coding sequence ATGGCAAAGATGCAAGCGAAAGTTCAGGCTGACGAACGCGACGACGGCCTTCGCGAGAAGATGATCGCGGTCAACCGTGTCACGAAGGTTGTGAAGGGTGGCCGTATTCTCGGGTTCGCCGCGTTGACCGTGGTTGGTGACGGCGATGGCCGCATCGGCATGGGCAAGGGCAAGGCGAAGGAAGTGCCGGTTGCCGTTCAAAAGGCAATGGAACAAGCCCGCCGCAATATGTTCAAGGTGCCCCTGAAGAACGGCACCCTGCAACACAACGTTCTCGGCCAGCATGGCGCCTCGCGCGTCCTGATGTCGCCGGCGAAGGACGGTACCGGTGTTATCGCCGGTGGCCCGATGCGCGCGGTGTTCGAGGTGATGGGCGTGACCAACGTGGTGACGAAGAGCCTTGGCTCGACGAACCCGTACAACCTGGTCCGCGCCACGCTCGACGGCCTGAAGAAACAATCGACTCCTGCTGACATCGCCGCCAAGCGTGGCAAGTCGGTGGAAGAGATCCTCGGCTAA
- the rpmD gene encoding 50S ribosomal protein L30, with translation MSQQTVKVKLVKSLIGTREEHRATVKGLGLRRLNSVSELQDTPAVRGMINKVSYLVKIVD, from the coding sequence ATGTCGCAGCAAACTGTGAAAGTTAAGCTGGTCAAGAGCCTGATCGGTACGCGTGAAGAACACCGCGCGACCGTCAAGGGCCTGGGCCTGCGTCGCCTCAATTCGGTCAGCGAGTTGCAGGATACGCCCGCTGTGCGGGGCATGATCAACAAGGTCTCGTACCTTGTGAAGATCGTCGACTGA
- the rplO gene encoding 50S ribosomal protein L15 — MELNSIKPAEGAKHAKRRVGRGIGSGLGKTAGRGHKGQKSRSGGFHKVGFEGGQMPLQRRLPKRGFKSLTRRFVGEVRLADLNNLPVDEIDLLVLKQAGLVSELSLSAKIIASGEITRKVVVKGLGVTKGALTAIQAAGGSVAE; from the coding sequence ATGGAATTGAATTCGATTAAGCCGGCAGAAGGCGCCAAGCACGCCAAGCGCCGCGTTGGCCGTGGCATCGGTTCGGGTCTGGGTAAAACCGCCGGCCGTGGTCACAAGGGGCAGAAGTCGCGTTCGGGCGGCTTCCACAAGGTGGGCTTCGAAGGCGGTCAAATGCCGCTGCAACGTCGTCTGCCGAAGCGTGGTTTCAAGTCGCTGACGCGTCGTTTCGTGGGCGAAGTTCGCCTGGCTGACCTGAACAACCTGCCGGTCGACGAGATCGATCTGCTGGTTCTGAAGCAGGCTGGTCTGGTGAGCGAGCTGTCGCTGTCGGCCAAGATTATCGCCTCGGGCGAGATCACCCGCAAAGTCGTTGTGAAGGGTCTGGGCGTCACCAAGGGTGCGCTCACCGCCATTCAAGCGGCTGGCGGTTCGGTTGCAGAGTAA
- the secY gene encoding preprotein translocase subunit SecY encodes MAKSPNLAKPGTQGPKYADLRRRLVFLLLALIVYRIGAHIPVPGIDPDQLAQLFQRQSGGILGMFNMFSGGALSRFTIFALGIMPYISASIIMQLLAMVSPQLEALRKEGQAGQRKITQYTRYFTVVLALFQAAAIAVTLESEPGLVVDPGMLFRLTTVITLVTGTMFLMWLGEQITERGLGNGISIIIFGGIAAGLPNAVGGLFELVGTGSIGPFSAIVICALVVLVTFFVVFVERGQRKILVNYAKRQVGNKVYGGQASHLPLKLNMAGVIPPIFASSIILFPATIANWFGAGDNARWLKDIAAKLSPGQPIYVMLYALAIVFFCFFYTALVFNSKETAENLKKSGAFVPGIRPGDQTARYIDKILTRLTLAGAAYVTLVCLLPEFLVLRWNVPFYFGGTSLLIIVVVTMDFMAQVQSYVMSQQYESLLRKANFKGGNNMTLR; translated from the coding sequence TTGGCCAAGTCTCCTAATCTCGCTAAGCCTGGTACGCAGGGCCCAAAGTATGCGGATCTGCGTCGGCGGCTGGTTTTCCTGCTGCTGGCGCTGATTGTCTACCGTATTGGTGCGCATATCCCGGTGCCGGGCATCGACCCCGATCAGCTGGCGCAGTTGTTCCAGCGCCAGTCGGGCGGGATCCTGGGCATGTTCAACATGTTCTCGGGCGGTGCGTTGTCGCGTTTCACGATCTTCGCGCTGGGGATCATGCCGTATATTTCGGCATCGATCATCATGCAGTTGTTGGCGATGGTTTCGCCTCAGCTGGAAGCATTGCGTAAGGAAGGCCAGGCCGGACAGCGCAAGATTACGCAGTACACCCGGTACTTTACGGTGGTACTCGCGCTCTTCCAGGCAGCGGCGATCGCGGTGACGTTGGAAAGCGAGCCGGGGCTCGTCGTCGATCCGGGCATGTTGTTCCGCCTGACGACGGTGATCACGCTCGTGACCGGCACGATGTTCCTGATGTGGCTCGGTGAGCAGATCACCGAACGCGGCCTCGGTAACGGTATCTCGATCATCATCTTTGGTGGTATCGCGGCCGGTTTGCCGAACGCTGTGGGCGGTCTGTTCGAGCTCGTCGGTACCGGTTCGATCGGTCCGTTCTCGGCCATCGTGATCTGTGCCCTCGTGGTGCTCGTGACGTTCTTCGTCGTGTTCGTCGAACGTGGTCAGCGCAAGATCCTTGTGAACTACGCCAAGCGTCAGGTCGGCAACAAGGTGTACGGCGGTCAGGCTTCGCACCTGCCGCTCAAGCTGAACATGGCAGGCGTGATTCCGCCGATCTTTGCGTCGTCGATCATCCTGTTCCCGGCAACGATCGCGAATTGGTTTGGTGCGGGTGATAACGCGCGCTGGCTCAAGGATATCGCGGCGAAGTTGTCGCCGGGTCAGCCGATCTACGTGATGCTCTACGCACTGGCGATCGTGTTCTTCTGCTTCTTCTACACCGCACTGGTGTTTAACAGCAAGGAGACCGCCGAGAACCTGAAGAAGAGTGGTGCGTTTGTTCCGGGGATTCGTCCGGGCGACCAGACTGCGCGATATATCGACAAGATCCTGACGCGTCTGACACTGGCCGGCGCAGCTTACGTCACCTTGGTGTGTTTGCTGCCTGAGTTTCTGGTGTTGCGCTGGAATGTCCCGTTCTACTTCGGTGGAACCTCACTGCTGATTATCGTGGTGGTGACGATGGACTTCATGGCGCAAGTGCAGTCGTATGTGATGTCGCAACAATATGAGTCGCTGCTCCGCAAGGCGAATTTCAAGGGCGGCAATAACATGACGCTTCGCTAA
- the infA gene encoding translation initiation factor IF-1, with protein sequence MSKDDVIQMQGEVLENLPNATFRVKLENGHVVLGHISGKMRMHYIRILPGDKVTVELTPYDLSRARIVFRAK encoded by the coding sequence ATGTCGAAAGACGACGTTATTCAAATGCAGGGTGAGGTACTTGAAAACCTCCCCAATGCCACCTTCCGGGTAAAGCTGGAAAATGGCCATGTAGTACTCGGACATATTTCCGGCAAGATGCGGATGCATTACATCCGCATCCTTCCCGGAGATAAGGTGACGGTAGAGTTGACGCCCTACGATCTGTCGCGTGCGCGGATCGTCTTCCGGGCGAAGTGA
- the rpmJ gene encoding 50S ribosomal protein L36: MKVLASVKCICRNCKFVKRKGVLRVICSSDPRHKQRQG; the protein is encoded by the coding sequence ATGAAAGTTTTGGCATCTGTTAAGTGCATCTGCCGCAATTGCAAGTTTGTGAAGCGCAAAGGCGTGCTGCGCGTGATCTGCAGTTCGGATCCGCGCCACAAGCAACGTCAGGGCTAA
- the rpsM gene encoding 30S ribosomal protein S13, with product MARIAGVNIPNHQHTAIGLTAIYGVGRTRARQICEAAGVPFSKKVKDLDDADLEKLRDQVGQLTVEGDLRREVTMNIKRLMDLGCYRGMRHRKGLPLRGQRTRTNARTRKGPRKAGVSLKK from the coding sequence ATGGCTCGTATCGCAGGGGTTAACATCCCGAACCACCAGCACACCGCTATCGGCCTGACGGCTATTTACGGTGTCGGCCGCACGCGCGCTCGCCAGATTTGCGAAGCCGCCGGTGTGCCGTTCTCGAAGAAGGTCAAGGACCTCGACGACGCTGATCTCGAAAAGCTGCGTGATCAAGTCGGTCAATTGACGGTTGAGGGTGACCTGCGCCGTGAAGTGACGATGAACATCAAGCGCCTGATGGATCTGGGCTGCTATCGTGGCATGCGTCACCGCAAGGGCTTGCCGCTCCGCGGTCAGCGCACCCGTACCAATGCGCGTACCCGCAAGGGTCCGCGTAAGGCCGGCGTCTCGCTGAAGAAGTAA
- the rpsK gene encoding 30S ribosomal protein S11, producing the protein MAKQQNNAASQRVRKKVKKSVAEGVVHVHASFNNTIITITDRQGNALAWATSGGQGFKGSRKSTPFAAQVAAESAGRVALEYGVKNLEVRIKGPGPGRESAVRALNALGIKITAISDVTPVPHNGCRPPKRRRI; encoded by the coding sequence ATGGCTAAGCAACAGAACAACGCCGCTTCGCAGCGCGTTCGCAAGAAGGTCAAGAAGAGCGTTGCGGAAGGCGTCGTGCACGTCCACGCTTCGTTCAACAACACCATCATCACGATCACCGATCGTCAGGGCAATGCGCTGGCATGGGCGACGTCGGGTGGCCAGGGCTTCAAGGGTTCGCGTAAGTCGACCCCGTTCGCTGCCCAGGTTGCTGCTGAGTCGGCTGGCCGCGTGGCACTGGAATACGGTGTGAAGAACCTGGAAGTTCGCATCAAGGGCCCGGGCCCGGGTCGCGAATCTGCGGTTCGCGCGCTGAATGCGCTGGGTATCAAGATCACGGCCATTTCGGACGTGACGCCGGTCCCGCACAACGGCTGCCGCCCGCCGAAGCGTCGTCGTATCTAA
- the rpsD gene encoding 30S ribosomal protein S4 — MARYIGPKAKLSRREGTDLFLKSARRSLADKCKLDSKPGQHGRTSGARTSDYGNQLREKQKVKRIYGVLERQFRRYFAEADRLKGNTGENLLQVLESRLDNVVYRMGFGSTRAEARQLVGHKAIVLNGVVANIPSIKVKAGDVITVREKAKKQVRIQESLSLAEQVGFPIWVSVDAKKMEGTFKALPERSDIAGDINESLIVELYSR; from the coding sequence GTGGCACGTTATATCGGCCCGAAGGCCAAACTCTCCCGCCGTGAAGGTACTGACCTCTTCCTGAAGAGCGCACGTCGCTCGCTCGCCGACAAGTGCAAGCTGGATAGCAAGCCGGGTCAGCATGGCCGCACCTCGGGTGCTCGTACGTCCGACTACGGCAACCAACTGCGCGAAAAGCAGAAGGTCAAGCGTATTTACGGCGTGCTCGAGCGTCAGTTCCGTCGTTATTTCGCGGAAGCCGACCGTCTCAAGGGCAACACGGGTGAAAACCTGCTGCAAGTGCTCGAGTCGCGCCTGGACAACGTCGTGTACCGCATGGGCTTCGGTTCGACGCGCGCTGAAGCGCGCCAGCTGGTCGGCCACAAGGCGATCGTGCTGAACGGTGTTGTTGCTAACATCCCGTCGATCAAGGTCAAGGCCGGTGACGTGATCACCGTGCGCGAAAAGGCCAAGAAGCAAGTGCGTATTCAAGAATCGCTGTCGCTGGCTGAGCAAGTCGGTTTCCCGATCTGGGTTTCGGTTGACGCCAAGAAGATGGAAGGCACTTTCAAGGCACTGCCGGAACGTAGCGATATCGCGGGCGACATCAACGAAAGCCTGATCGTCGAATTGTATTCGCGTTAA
- a CDS encoding DNA-directed RNA polymerase subunit alpha produces MQTSLLKPKIIAVEPVGEHHAKVVMEPFERGYGHTLGNALRRVLLSSMVGYAPTEVTIAGVVHEYSTIDGVQEDVVNFLLNLKGVVFKLHNRDEVTVTLRKDGEGVVRASDIEVPHDVELINPDHVIAHLAKGGKLDVQIKIEKGRGYVPGNVRRYGDDSAKVIGRIVLDASFSPVKRVSYAVESARVEQRTDLDKLVMNIETNGVVSPEEAIRQSARILVDQLSVFAALEGTEAASEAPSRAPQIDPILLRPVDDLELTVRSANCLKAENIYYIGDLIQRTENELLKTPNLGRKSLNEIKEVLASRGLTLGMKLENWPPAGLEK; encoded by the coding sequence ATGCAAACCAGTTTGTTGAAGCCCAAGATCATCGCGGTTGAGCCGGTCGGTGAGCATCACGCCAAAGTCGTGATGGAGCCGTTCGAACGTGGCTACGGCCACACCTTGGGCAACGCGCTTCGCCGCGTGCTGTTGTCGTCGATGGTGGGCTACGCGCCGACCGAAGTGACGATCGCCGGCGTTGTGCATGAATACTCCACTATCGACGGTGTCCAGGAAGATGTTGTCAACTTCCTGTTGAACCTGAAGGGTGTCGTGTTCAAGCTGCATAACCGTGACGAAGTCACCGTTACGCTGCGCAAGGATGGTGAAGGTGTAGTGCGCGCTTCGGATATCGAAGTGCCGCATGATGTGGAACTGATCAACCCCGATCACGTGATTGCGCATCTGGCCAAGGGCGGTAAGCTCGACGTTCAGATCAAGATCGAAAAGGGTCGTGGTTATGTCCCGGGCAACGTGCGCCGTTACGGTGATGATTCGGCCAAGGTGATTGGTCGTATCGTCCTCGACGCGTCGTTCTCGCCGGTCAAGCGTGTGAGCTATGCGGTCGAATCGGCCCGTGTGGAGCAGCGTACGGACCTGGACAAGCTCGTGATGAACATCGAAACCAACGGTGTGGTGTCGCCGGAAGAAGCGATCCGTCAATCGGCTCGCATCCTCGTCGACCAACTGTCGGTGTTCGCTGCGTTGGAAGGCACGGAAGCCGCCAGCGAAGCGCCGTCGCGTGCGCCGCAGATCGATCCGATCCTGCTGCGTCCGGTGGACGATCTCGAGTTGACGGTGCGTTCGGCCAACTGCCTGAAGGCCGAAAACATCTACTACATCGGCGACCTGATCCAGCGTACCGAGAACGAATTGCTCAAGACCCCGAACCTGGGTCGCAAATCGCTCAACGAGATCAAGGAAGTGCTTGCCTCGCGTGGTCTCACGCTCGGCATGAAGCTCGAAAACTGGCCGCCGGCTGGTCTCGAGAAGTAA
- the rplQ gene encoding 50S ribosomal protein L17, with protein MRHRHGLRKLNRTSSHRLAMLRNMSNSLIQHEAIKTTLPKAKELRKVVEPLITLGKKDSVANRRLAFNRLRDREMVTKLFNELGPRFANRPGGYLRILKMGFRVGDNAPMAFVELLDRPEVDTEAPEVAE; from the coding sequence ATGCGTCACCGTCATGGTCTGCGTAAACTGAACCGTACCAGCAGCCACCGTCTGGCAATGCTGCGTAACATGTCGAACTCGTTGATCCAGCACGAAGCGATCAAGACCACGCTGCCGAAGGCCAAGGAGCTGCGTAAGGTTGTCGAGCCCCTCATCACGCTGGGTAAGAAGGACTCGGTTGCCAACCGTCGTCTGGCGTTCAACCGCCTGCGCGATCGTGAAATGGTCACCAAGCTGTTCAACGAACTGGGCCCGCGTTTCGCCAACCGTCCGGGTGGTTATCTGCGTATCCTGAAGATGGGTTTCCGCGTTGGCGACAATGCGCCGATGGCTTTCGTCGAACTGCTGGACCGTCCGGAAGTCGACACGGAAGCGCCGGAAGTCGCTGAGTAA
- the cutA gene encoding divalent-cation tolerance protein CutA, with protein MDVLLIVMTTFPDEASAEAAIDGMLAQRLAACVQQMAPVRSSYRWQGKRETSVEVPLMIKTTAARYGALEQYIKEHHPYDVPEIVAWPATAALPAYARWVEDETRGKLHV; from the coding sequence ATGGATGTCCTTCTTATCGTCATGACGACATTTCCCGACGAGGCCAGCGCCGAAGCCGCGATCGACGGCATGCTCGCCCAGCGGTTGGCGGCTTGCGTGCAGCAAATGGCGCCGGTGCGTTCGAGCTATCGCTGGCAGGGAAAACGCGAGACGAGTGTGGAAGTACCACTCATGATCAAGACGACTGCCGCGCGTTATGGTGCACTTGAGCAGTACATCAAAGAACATCATCCTTACGACGTACCTGAAATCGTCGCATGGCCGGCTACCGCAGCGTTGCCGGCCTATGCGCGCTGGGTCGAAGATGAGACGCGGGGGAAATTGCATGTCTGA